Proteins found in one Oscillatoria nigro-viridis PCC 7112 genomic segment:
- a CDS encoding DUF5996 family protein, producing MMSNQPALTDIWPSLPLDAWQETYATLHMWTQIIGKIRLAQTPWINHSWHIPLYLTVRGLTTSTIPYGSRIFQIDFDFIDHELLIQTSEGARRAIALYPRSVADFYQTVMETLRELDLHITINTKPNEVPDPIRFEQDETHAAYDADYANRCWRVLLQSDRVFREFRSHFSGKVSPVHFFWGSFDLAVTRFSGRSAPEHPGGVPNLPDAVAQEAYSQEVSSAGFWPGAGLSYPAFYSYAYPEPDGFKQATIRPDAAFYSQELGEFILPYDAVREAESPDQMLLEFLQSTYEAAAKFGNWNQEELKQLTFKSQLHP from the coding sequence ATGATGTCAAATCAGCCTGCCCTAACAGATATTTGGCCGAGTTTACCCCTGGACGCATGGCAAGAGACCTATGCCACCTTGCACATGTGGACTCAAATCATCGGCAAAATCCGATTAGCCCAAACTCCGTGGATTAATCATTCCTGGCATATTCCCCTCTATCTAACCGTTCGGGGACTGACCACTTCCACGATTCCCTATGGCAGCCGGATCTTTCAAATCGACTTTGATTTCATTGATCATGAGTTGCTGATTCAAACCAGTGAAGGGGCAAGACGGGCGATCGCCCTCTACCCTCGCTCTGTTGCTGATTTTTATCAGACTGTGATGGAAACTCTGAGAGAATTAGATCTTCACATCACCATCAACACCAAACCGAATGAAGTTCCAGATCCCATTCGATTTGAGCAGGATGAAACCCATGCTGCTTATGATGCAGACTATGCCAATCGATGCTGGCGAGTGCTGCTACAGTCTGATCGCGTCTTTCGAGAATTTCGCTCACATTTTTCCGGCAAGGTTAGTCCGGTTCATTTTTTCTGGGGGAGTTTTGATTTAGCAGTGACTCGCTTTTCTGGGCGATCGGCTCCTGAGCATCCGGGAGGGGTGCCAAATCTACCGGATGCAGTGGCGCAGGAAGCCTATTCCCAGGAAGTCAGTAGTGCCGGATTTTGGCCCGGAGCCGGATTATCATACCCAGCGTTTTATTCCTATGCGTACCCAGAACCCGATGGGTTTAAGCAGGCTACGATTCGTCCCGATGCTGCATTTTACAGTCAAGAATTGGGCGAGTTTATTTTGCCCTATGATGCTGTCCGTGAGGCAGAATCACCGGATCAGATGTTGTTAGAGTTCTTGCAAAGCACCTACGAAGCTGCCGCCAAGTTCGGCAACTGGAATCAAGAAGAACTCAAGCAGTTGACATTTAAGTCGCAACTGCATCCTTAA
- a CDS encoding UBP-type zinc finger domain-containing protein → MSCQHLNELTLETMISKANYPVFRCEECLRVGARWVHLRICQTCGKMLCCDSSKNQHARRHYEESGHAVISSAELGEQWLWCFTDEQQKNY, encoded by the coding sequence ATGTCTTGTCAACACCTGAACGAACTGACGCTAGAGACTATGATTTCAAAAGCCAATTACCCGGTATTCCGCTGTGAGGAATGCCTGCGAGTTGGCGCTCGCTGGGTTCACTTGAGAATTTGTCAAACCTGCGGCAAAATGCTGTGCTGCGACTCGTCTAAAAATCAACACGCTCGCCGCCATTACGAAGAAAGTGGACATGCGGTGATTAGTTCAGCCGAATTGGGAGAACAATGGCTGTGGTGTTTTACCGACGAACAACAGAAGAACTATTGA